The genomic DNA ATACCGGTTTCCCGCTTTTGTCCCATATTACAGTTGTCTCTCGCTGATTTGTGATGCCGATCCCGGCTATCTCGGATGCTTTTACTCTCTTTTTTGCCAGCAATGCCTGGATCACTGCTAATTGATTTTCCCAGATCTCGATTGCGTCCTGCTCCACCCAGCCAGAATGAGGGTAGCTTGTCTGCGTTTCTTTCTGCTCTATTCCAGCTACTCCAAAAGATTCGTCAAATAATACTGCCCGACAACTGGAAGTCCCCTGATCAATAGCAAGAATGTATTTTTTCAA from Candidatus Stygibacter australis includes the following:
- a CDS encoding FGGY family carbohydrate kinase gives rise to the protein MKKYILAIDQGTSSCRAVLFDESFGVAGIEQKETQTSYPHSGWVEQDAIEIWENQLAVIQALLAKKRVKASEIAGIGITNQRETTVIWDKSGKPV